The window GCCTGTGAAGGACGCACGCTCTTGGTTGCGCCGGGATAGCGCGCTACAGTACGGACACACAAGTACGCACAGTGGTGGGACACAGTATCACGGAGTGAACCATGGCGAGCTTTGCCGACCGGATGAACGACAAGAGTTATGACTGCGCGCCCGGCTGTCCGATCGAGGCGACGCTCGATCTGATCGACGGCAAGTGGAAGGCGATCATCCTCTACCATCTGCTCGGCGGCACGTTGCGCTTTGGCGAGATGAGAAAACGATTGTCCAAGATTACCCAGCGCATGCTGACGCGGCAGTTGCGCGAACTGGAAGAGGTCGGCCTGATCAGCCGCACTGTGTTCGCCCAGGTGCCGCCGCGGGTCGACTACGCACTGACCGCACGTGGCCGCACCCTGGAGCCGGTGATCCGTGCGTTGTGGATGTGGGGCAATGAGCATCTCGGCCGCGGTGACGCGGTGTTCGACGCTACGTCAAACGTGGTCGAGTTGCCGCGTGTT is drawn from Bradyrhizobium prioriisuperbiae and contains these coding sequences:
- a CDS encoding winged helix-turn-helix transcriptional regulator; the encoded protein is MASFADRMNDKSYDCAPGCPIEATLDLIDGKWKAIILYHLLGGTLRFGEMRKRLSKITQRMLTRQLRELEEVGLISRTVFAQVPPRVDYALTARGRTLEPVIRALWMWGNEHLGRGDAVFDATSNVVELPRVTRPAQTS